The following are encoded together in the Deinococcus taeanensis genome:
- a CDS encoding DUF6884 domain-containing protein — translation MSKKLPSLLVVSSCTGAKLHKPAQQITLADFQQGHGHVREREAELKEFMTSAKRMYTGQQHMLVVQGMDLLNQRKSVVTSDLKIISAGYGLIDDNTFIAPYETTFNDLSSKEITKWSRELGIHADLNEAVKDYDIVIFLLGEGYLKAAELPLESRPDQSFIFLASGGSAKTLPQHAAKRAVMTLGNKDAKRFGYGLVGLKGFLFHQLARMVAENPETLRDWHEEPQLAIDALEEWQVNRHALPLLEAPIPTPSPILFVSPKYVEGIHRTGLGFNPGNLSAEEFYPHPHHTLSAKPRTRFTVVINNRDKLKITRDEQGRPLPAPRMDRIWKYIEGYGTPEGPRGYLTSLAYHNPGSDPLPETEEGNIYDCGAWSYKAEPQPILKKKDGPLTPESTMRLFDATGARMGTDIIVSPDMLIMDTDSPERQQEKIDVSLRFAREMMPLAQGHRLMAVTHGRFEQRHMMMERYLDMGYTHIALGSLAIKSGRDPKFVHKCVEDALKYREQVPELYIHVLGVSSIPWAAKLTQLDVDSFDGSSMYMKAFAGGEYMQYAPHTENLIIKHRIIDNAPWSDELPPCNCPACEAMRKEDWDTRAQGGKPKGEESGRPYNGGNEANMGRAVHNINMYLRALTDIQLKLRSEKSLSERVEAESPLLIPL, via the coding sequence ATGTCGAAAAAACTCCCCAGCCTGCTCGTCGTCAGCTCCTGCACCGGAGCGAAACTCCACAAACCTGCCCAGCAGATCACCCTCGCTGATTTCCAGCAGGGGCACGGGCACGTCCGGGAGCGAGAGGCAGAGCTGAAAGAGTTCATGACCTCAGCCAAGCGCATGTACACAGGCCAGCAGCACATGCTCGTCGTCCAGGGGATGGATCTTCTCAACCAGCGCAAGAGCGTGGTCACCAGTGACCTGAAGATCATCAGCGCCGGATACGGGCTCATTGATGACAACACGTTCATCGCGCCTTACGAGACGACCTTTAATGACCTGAGCAGCAAGGAAATCACCAAATGGAGCCGGGAACTGGGCATTCACGCCGACCTGAATGAGGCAGTGAAAGACTACGACATCGTGATTTTCCTGCTCGGGGAAGGGTATTTAAAGGCTGCGGAACTCCCCCTGGAGAGTCGGCCCGATCAGAGCTTCATCTTCTTGGCCAGTGGTGGAAGCGCGAAGACCCTGCCCCAGCATGCGGCGAAGCGGGCCGTGATGACCCTGGGAAATAAAGATGCCAAGCGCTTCGGATACGGATTGGTGGGATTGAAGGGCTTCCTGTTTCACCAACTGGCACGCATGGTTGCCGAGAACCCTGAGACTTTGCGTGATTGGCACGAAGAGCCCCAGTTAGCAATCGATGCCTTAGAGGAATGGCAAGTGAATCGTCATGCTCTGCCGCTGCTAGAGGCCCCGATTCCCACTCCCTCACCGATCCTGTTCGTGTCTCCCAAGTACGTGGAAGGCATTCACAGAACCGGCTTGGGTTTCAACCCCGGCAACCTCAGCGCCGAGGAATTCTATCCCCACCCGCATCACACGCTGAGCGCCAAACCCCGCACGCGTTTCACGGTCGTGATTAACAACCGAGACAAGCTCAAAATCACTAGGGATGAGCAGGGCCGACCTCTGCCCGCCCCGCGCATGGATCGCATTTGGAAGTACATCGAAGGGTATGGCACTCCCGAAGGTCCGCGCGGGTATCTCACCAGTCTTGCCTACCACAATCCTGGCAGTGACCCCCTCCCCGAGACGGAGGAGGGCAACATTTATGACTGTGGTGCGTGGAGCTACAAGGCTGAGCCGCAGCCTATCCTTAAGAAAAAGGATGGTCCGCTGACCCCCGAAAGCACCATGCGCCTCTTTGACGCTACGGGCGCGCGCATGGGCACGGACATTATCGTGTCGCCCGACATGCTGATTATGGACACCGACAGTCCCGAGCGACAGCAAGAAAAAATAGACGTGAGCCTGCGCTTCGCCCGAGAAATGATGCCACTGGCGCAGGGGCACAGGCTAATGGCAGTCACGCACGGGAGATTCGAGCAACGCCACATGATGATGGAACGCTACCTGGACATGGGCTACACGCACATAGCATTAGGCAGTCTTGCTATTAAATCCGGGCGTGACCCAAAATTTGTTCACAAGTGCGTTGAGGACGCCCTGAAATACCGCGAACAAGTGCCAGAACTGTACATTCACGTCCTTGGCGTATCGAGTATCCCGTGGGCCGCGAAACTCACGCAATTAGATGTAGATTCCTTTGACGGCTCTAGCATGTACATGAAAGCCTTCGCTGGTGGTGAATACATGCAATACGCTCCACATACGGAAAATTTGATTATCAAGCACCGAATCATTGATAACGCCCCGTGGAGTGATGAACTGCCGCCTTGCAACTGCCCCGCCTGTGAAGCCATGCGGAAAGAAGACTGGGACACCCGCGCACAAGGGGGCAAGCCCAAAGGCGAAGAATCAGGTCGCCCCTATAACGGAGGCAATGAAGCCAATATGGGGCGAGCCGTACACAATATCAATATGTATTTAAGAGCCTTGACGGACATCCAGCTCAAACTACGATCAGAAAAATCACTCAGTGAAAGAGTTGAAGCCGAATCGCCTCTTCTTATTCCTCTTTGA
- a CDS encoding helix-turn-helix domain-containing protein has product MARQPRLYSSDEQALLKRLGDNVHTARTTKGLSQEALADLAGLNRSHISKIEKAGSDVQLITVYRLATALDLPLQDLLSRAESTST; this is encoded by the coding sequence ATGGCCCGTCAGCCCCGCCTCTACAGCAGCGATGAGCAAGCCCTGCTCAAACGCCTCGGGGACAACGTACACACCGCCCGAACCACCAAGGGCCTCAGCCAGGAAGCCCTCGCCGACCTCGCCGGGTTGAACCGCAGCCACATCAGCAAAATCGAGAAGGCCGGCTCCGACGTCCAACTCATCACGGTCTACCGGTTGGCAACTGCCCTGGATCTCCCCCTCCAAGACCTCCTCAGTCGAGCGGAGTCCACAAGCACCTGA